In the genome of Granulibacter bethesdensis CGDNIH1, one region contains:
- a CDS encoding ABC transporter permease translates to MSSFPSWSSVRDTLSRRLQGGRRYVSLLLLLAVWQAGSSFGLISTRTIAAPFTILATFRDLLLDGELIGHMSVSLLRVSAGLVIGIGAGTVLALVAGLSRLGEEIVDTPMQMVRVLPHLALVPLFILWFGIGETPKVLLVALGAVFPVYLNLFAGIRSVDRKLLEAGRTLGLSRRETITAIVLPGALPHFLTGLRYAVGIGWLSLVVAEQVNADSGIGFMMIDAREFLRTDIIIVGLLVYALLGLIADQAVRWIEARALRWRPVGLGA, encoded by the coding sequence ATGTCCTCATTTCCGTCCTGGTCCAGCGTGAGGGACACATTGAGCCGACGCCTTCAGGGGGGACGGCGATATGTTTCTCTTCTTCTGCTTCTGGCGGTTTGGCAGGCGGGTTCAAGTTTCGGATTGATCTCCACCCGGACCATCGCGGCGCCATTCACCATTCTGGCAACTTTCCGGGATCTGCTGCTTGATGGCGAGCTAATCGGCCATATGTCGGTTTCCCTGCTGCGCGTCAGTGCAGGTCTGGTGATCGGGATCGGTGCCGGCACAGTGCTGGCCCTAGTGGCTGGCCTGTCCCGGCTGGGGGAAGAAATTGTCGATACCCCGATGCAGATGGTGCGGGTGCTGCCACATCTGGCGCTGGTGCCGCTGTTCATCCTCTGGTTTGGAATCGGGGAAACGCCCAAGGTGCTTCTGGTCGCGCTGGGGGCGGTGTTTCCGGTCTATCTGAATCTGTTCGCCGGCATCCGGAGTGTGGATCGCAAGTTACTGGAAGCTGGACGCACGCTGGGGCTGAGCCGCCGTGAAACCATCACTGCTATCGTCCTGCCGGGGGCGCTTCCGCATTTTCTGACCGGTCTACGCTATGCCGTGGGCATTGGCTGGCTGAGTCTGGTGGTGGCCGAGCAGGTCAATGCCGACAGCGGGATCGGCTTCATGATGATTGATGCCCGGGAATTCCTGCGTACCGACATCATTATCGTGGGGCTGCTGGTTTATGCGCTGCTGGGGCTGATTGCCGATCAGGCTGTACGATGGATTGAGGCCCGCGCCCTGCGCTGGCGTCCAGTAGGGCTTGGAGCATAA
- a CDS encoding energy transducer TonB, translated as MASDRTTPSPDMTERQLTACGPWGEGERMGRDRLSVTLVLSIAVHALLLAALLFLHVGRPPQDLSAPSDVAMVFEAGGEKAPSNTSPDSKTDSAALSDKPGTPPPTPEDKPDTSQPSPSSAPPNPPAPPQPQEAPPQVAPVPPAPQSQAPSTTPAQQPPAPVPDIPLPPEPAPDAVPLAPPPPTTESPPAPPSPPQPRTMPQPPVRAPKATPRTSSRPPGKVREAPGSSLSSPLNYSLGGAARGLRHNNPFASMPNNLALGNDWKAALRRWVQEHGYYPRDAAMRGEDGPVTLQLTINRFGVVTDVQMLESSGSQALDMAWTSVWRGSRVPPFPPGTKEDSITITYTGNYILQRR; from the coding sequence GTGGCGTCTGACCGGACAACACCGTCGCCCGACATGACAGAACGGCAGCTCACCGCATGTGGTCCCTGGGGAGAAGGGGAACGGATGGGGCGAGACCGCCTGTCGGTTACGCTCGTCCTGTCGATTGCCGTTCACGCCCTGCTTCTGGCGGCGCTGCTGTTCCTGCATGTCGGGCGGCCCCCACAGGATCTGTCAGCCCCCAGCGATGTCGCCATGGTGTTCGAGGCCGGAGGAGAGAAAGCCCCGTCCAATACCAGCCCTGACAGCAAGACCGATTCGGCTGCCTTGTCCGACAAGCCGGGAACGCCTCCCCCCACGCCGGAGGACAAGCCTGATACCTCCCAACCCTCTCCATCATCAGCCCCGCCCAACCCGCCTGCACCTCCTCAACCGCAGGAGGCTCCGCCGCAGGTCGCTCCCGTGCCGCCCGCTCCGCAGTCTCAGGCGCCATCAACAACACCGGCGCAACAGCCGCCTGCACCCGTGCCTGATATCCCCTTGCCGCCAGAGCCGGCGCCCGATGCCGTGCCGCTCGCCCCACCGCCGCCAACGACCGAGTCCCCTCCGGCGCCCCCCTCCCCGCCACAGCCCCGGACCATGCCGCAACCCCCGGTGCGCGCGCCCAAAGCGACGCCCCGAACATCATCGCGTCCGCCGGGCAAGGTCCGGGAAGCACCCGGCAGTTCGCTTTCCTCTCCCTTGAACTATTCACTGGGGGGAGCCGCACGCGGTTTGCGGCATAATAATCCGTTCGCCTCGATGCCGAATAATCTGGCCCTTGGAAATGACTGGAAAGCCGCGCTCCGCCGCTGGGTGCAGGAACACGGCTACTACCCGCGTGACGCGGCTATGCGCGGGGAGGACGGGCCTGTGACGCTTCAGCTGACAATCAACCGCTTCGGCGTGGTGACGGACGTGCAGATGCTGGAAAGCTCGGGATCGCAAGCGCTGGATATGGCCTGGACCTCCGTCTGGCGCGGCTCCCGCGTGCCGCCTTTCCCCCCCGGCACCAAGGAGGATTCCATCACCATCACCTATACCGGCAATTATATTCTCCAGCGGCGCTGA
- the mntR gene encoding manganese-binding transcriptional regulator MntR, which yields MSVEPAPPVSADLEAPENRFTRAREARQTEIAEDYVELIADLIAHHGQARAIDIARALGVTHVTVNRTIARLARDGLVNSIPYRSILLTPAGEALAQRARHRHQIVFRFLRILGISPEVALQDAEGMEHHASDETLAAFAAWTRRLEPGQD from the coding sequence ATGAGTGTTGAGCCTGCCCCACCCGTTTCTGCTGACTTGGAGGCGCCCGAGAATCGCTTCACACGTGCGCGTGAAGCGCGGCAGACCGAGATTGCCGAAGATTATGTGGAGCTGATCGCCGACCTGATCGCCCACCATGGACAGGCCCGCGCCATCGATATTGCCCGCGCACTGGGGGTGACCCATGTCACCGTGAACCGCACCATTGCCCGTCTGGCGCGGGATGGTCTGGTCAATAGCATACCGTACCGCTCCATTCTGCTGACCCCGGCGGGAGAAGCGCTGGCACAACGTGCACGCCACCGGCATCAGATTGTGTTCCGCTTCCTGCGGATACTCGGCATCTCACCCGAAGTTGCGCTACAGGATGCGGAAGGTATGGAACACCATGCCAGTGACGAGACTTTGGCAGCGTTCGCCGCCTGGACCAGACGGCTGGAACCGGGTCAGGACTAA
- a CDS encoding FAD/NAD(P)-binding protein — MSPDKIAVIGAGFSGTLLALHALRRCPHNTTVTLIERNRQFGRGQAYATGNPSHLLNVPAGRMSAFHDNPHHFVAWLREHPQEAAALGVAPGTEEGAFVPRSLFGSYVRSLLNAELKEDERLELVRGDAHDLCCGPDGRLQIMLGQGATERVVEADRVVLATGNFPPAPPPVEDPSFFDTPFYSPDPWATDALTGLEPEAPVFLIGTGLTMVDVAVSLLDQGHHGPIMAVSRRGLVPLRHGGGALPPLRSSARQSHPDTELSPDDAAFPTTINDLLRFLRQEAARSIASGESWQPVVDSLRPFTIDVWQTMPMRDRARFLRHLRPWWDIHRHRVPPATADRITDARARGQLRIAAGRIRAFDITDQGEVLIRWRKRGEADLTSTRAVRVINCSGPCADYARIGHPLIRALLDRGSVRPDPLGLGLEVTGNCALLDKAGRISRRLFAVGPITKGAFWEMTAVPDIRRQAEFVAGHLAALIKASPCRAA; from the coding sequence ATGAGTCCTGATAAAATCGCTGTCATCGGCGCGGGTTTCAGCGGGACGTTACTGGCCCTGCATGCCCTCCGACGATGTCCCCATAATACCACCGTCACATTGATCGAACGCAACCGCCAGTTCGGGCGGGGTCAGGCTTACGCCACTGGCAATCCGAGCCATCTGCTCAATGTCCCTGCCGGACGCATGAGCGCCTTTCACGATAATCCCCATCATTTTGTTGCCTGGTTGCGGGAGCATCCGCAGGAGGCCGCAGCCTTGGGTGTGGCACCGGGCACCGAAGAAGGCGCTTTTGTGCCGCGCTCCCTGTTCGGTAGTTATGTCCGCTCCCTGCTCAATGCCGAGCTTAAGGAGGATGAGCGGCTCGAACTGGTGAGGGGCGATGCGCATGATCTGTGCTGTGGTCCTGACGGCAGGTTGCAGATCATGCTCGGGCAGGGCGCAACCGAGCGCGTGGTCGAGGCGGATCGTGTCGTTCTCGCCACCGGTAATTTCCCGCCGGCACCACCGCCGGTCGAGGATCCTTCTTTTTTCGATACGCCGTTCTACAGTCCTGATCCGTGGGCCACGGATGCACTGACAGGGCTGGAGCCGGAAGCTCCGGTTTTCCTGATCGGCACCGGCCTGACCATGGTGGATGTCGCAGTTTCCCTGCTGGATCAGGGCCATCATGGTCCGATCATGGCTGTGTCCAGACGAGGGCTGGTTCCGCTGCGTCATGGTGGAGGGGCGTTGCCGCCTCTGCGCTCCAGCGCCCGGCAGAGCCATCCGGATACTGAATTGTCACCGGATGACGCTGCCTTTCCGACCACCATCAACGATTTGCTCCGCTTTTTACGTCAGGAAGCCGCCCGTTCCATCGCGTCGGGGGAAAGCTGGCAGCCGGTGGTGGACAGCCTGCGTCCTTTTACGATCGATGTGTGGCAAACCATGCCGATGCGGGACAGGGCCAGATTTCTGCGCCATCTGCGACCATGGTGGGATATTCACCGTCATCGCGTACCGCCTGCCACGGCTGACCGGATTACCGATGCCAGGGCACGGGGGCAGTTGAGGATTGCGGCCGGACGAATCAGGGCTTTCGATATCACAGATCAAGGCGAGGTTCTGATCCGCTGGCGGAAGCGGGGGGAGGCCGATCTGACGTCGACCCGTGCGGTACGAGTCATCAACTGCTCCGGCCCCTGTGCCGATTATGCCCGGATCGGCCATCCACTGATTCGTGCCCTGCTCGATCGGGGATCGGTCAGGCCGGACCCGCTCGGGTTGGGGCTGGAAGTCACTGGGAACTGTGCCTTGCTGGACAAGGCCGGGCGTATTTCACGGCGGCTGTTTGCCGTGGGACCGATCACCAAAGGGGCATTCTGGGAAATGACCGCTGTGCCAGATATCCGGCGACAGGCCGAGTTTGTGGCCGGGCATCTCGCCGCCCTTATCAAGGCCTCCCCCTGCCGCGCTGCGTAG
- a CDS encoding glycosyltransferase family 4 protein encodes MKIAQISPLYERVPPRLYGGTERIVSFLTEELVAQGHEVTLFASGDSITKARLVSPCDVALRLNPEVKLDLPWHTMQLEQVRQMAHEFDVLHFHTDLIHFPVVRPFSSRTLTTLHGRLDLKDLPGFYRMFSEIPVVSISDNQRAPMPPVNWAGTVLHGLPADLLPFSANPKGGYFAFLGRISPEKGPDRAIEIATRAGVRLKIAAKVDKADQHYWDTVIKPMVDANPLAEYIGEINEQQKAEFLGNATALLFPIDWPEPFGLVMIEAMACGTPVIAWRNGSVPEVMQHGKSGMIISSMDEAVAAVRHVESMDRAGVRACFDDRFTAARMARDYVHLYELAAQGAPLARVA; translated from the coding sequence ATGAAGATCGCGCAGATTTCACCTTTGTATGAGCGCGTTCCCCCCAGGCTGTACGGGGGTACGGAAAGAATCGTTTCCTTCCTGACGGAGGAGCTGGTGGCGCAGGGCCACGAAGTCACGCTGTTTGCCAGCGGTGATTCGATTACCAAGGCCCGCCTTGTTTCCCCCTGCGATGTTGCATTGCGGCTGAACCCGGAGGTCAAGCTTGATCTGCCCTGGCATACGATGCAGCTGGAGCAGGTGCGGCAGATGGCGCACGAGTTCGACGTGCTGCATTTTCATACCGATCTGATCCATTTCCCGGTGGTGCGTCCCTTTTCCAGCCGGACACTGACGACATTGCATGGACGGCTGGATCTGAAGGATCTGCCCGGCTTCTATCGCATGTTCAGTGAAATCCCGGTCGTCTCCATCTCCGATAATCAGCGGGCGCCGATGCCACCGGTCAATTGGGCGGGAACAGTCCTGCATGGCCTGCCCGCCGATCTCCTGCCTTTCTCGGCTAATCCAAAAGGCGGATATTTCGCCTTCCTGGGCCGTATCTCCCCGGAAAAAGGCCCGGATCGGGCCATCGAGATCGCCACCCGCGCCGGAGTGCGACTGAAGATTGCGGCCAAGGTCGACAAGGCCGATCAGCATTACTGGGATACGGTCATCAAGCCGATGGTCGATGCCAATCCGCTGGCTGAATATATCGGTGAGATCAATGAGCAGCAGAAGGCCGAGTTCCTCGGCAATGCCACCGCTCTGCTGTTCCCGATCGACTGGCCGGAACCGTTCGGTCTGGTGATGATCGAGGCCATGGCCTGTGGAACACCGGTGATCGCCTGGCGCAATGGCTCTGTGCCGGAAGTCATGCAGCACGGAAAAAGCGGTATGATCATCAGCAGCATGGATGAAGCCGTTGCCGCGGTGCGCCATGTGGAAAGCATGGATCGCGCTGGTGTGCGCGCCTGCTTCGATGATCGTTTTACCGCTGCCCGTATGGCGCGTGATTATGTACACTTGTACGAGCTGGCGGCGCAGGGGGCACCCCTCGCGCGGGTTGCCTAA
- a CDS encoding electron transfer flavoprotein-ubiquinone oxidoreductase produces the protein MDFDVVIVGAGPAGLSAAIRLKQLSSDLTVCVVEKGSEVGAHILSGAVIEPRALDELIPDWREKGAPLHTAASEDRMMYLTETGGFRLPTPPQMHNEGNYIVSLGNFVRWLGEQAEALGVEIYPGFAAAGLIEEEGRIAGVITGDMGVGRDGQPGPNFQPGMELRATYTIFAEGCRGSLSKKLMQRFNLREGVDPQTYGIGIKELWEIPKENHRPGLIVHTMGWPMDSATYGGSFLYHFGDNLVSYGFVVGLDYANPWLSPFDEMQRLKAHPKMRAHFEGGRRIAYGARALSEGGLQSIPKLTFPGGLLVGDAAGFLNVPKIKGTHTAMKSGVLAAEAIADAFIADRVAEPVSYTGKIRESWVWEELSASRNIRPSFSRFGNIGGFLYSAVDTVLFKGRAPWTLHHPHPDHKTLRPAEQVQKIDYPKPDGVLTFDRLSSVYLSGTNHEEQQPVHLRLRDPGLWKSLNWDIFRAPESRYCPAGVYEVEEAEDGQPALRINAQNCVHCKTCDIKDPDQNIDWAVPEGGGGPNYPGGM, from the coding sequence ATGGATTTCGACGTGGTGATTGTCGGTGCCGGTCCTGCGGGCCTTTCAGCGGCGATCCGGCTGAAGCAGCTATCCTCTGATCTCACCGTATGCGTGGTGGAAAAGGGCAGCGAAGTCGGGGCTCATATCCTGTCCGGTGCGGTGATTGAGCCGCGGGCACTGGACGAGCTGATCCCGGACTGGCGCGAAAAAGGGGCTCCGCTGCACACGGCCGCTTCGGAAGACCGGATGATGTATCTGACCGAAACGGGGGGATTCCGGCTGCCAACCCCACCGCAGATGCATAATGAAGGAAATTACATCGTCAGTCTGGGTAATTTTGTGCGCTGGCTCGGAGAGCAGGCCGAGGCGTTGGGGGTGGAGATTTACCCTGGCTTCGCAGCGGCAGGGCTGATTGAGGAAGAAGGCCGCATTGCCGGTGTGATAACCGGTGACATGGGTGTGGGACGTGATGGTCAGCCCGGTCCGAATTTCCAGCCGGGGATGGAGTTGCGCGCCACCTACACGATTTTCGCGGAAGGCTGCCGCGGGTCACTCAGCAAGAAGCTGATGCAGCGTTTCAATCTGCGGGAGGGGGTGGACCCGCAGACCTACGGGATCGGCATCAAGGAGCTGTGGGAAATTCCTAAAGAAAACCATCGTCCCGGGCTTATCGTGCATACGATGGGCTGGCCGATGGACAGCGCCACCTATGGCGGCTCATTCCTGTATCATTTCGGCGATAATCTGGTCTCCTACGGTTTTGTCGTCGGTCTGGATTACGCCAACCCATGGCTTTCTCCGTTTGATGAGATGCAGCGGCTGAAAGCCCATCCCAAAATGCGGGCGCATTTCGAAGGGGGGCGTCGCATCGCCTATGGTGCGCGTGCACTCAGTGAAGGCGGTCTCCAATCGATCCCGAAGCTGACTTTTCCGGGCGGATTGCTGGTCGGGGATGCGGCAGGTTTCCTGAACGTGCCCAAGATCAAGGGCACGCATACGGCGATGAAATCAGGTGTGTTGGCAGCGGAGGCGATTGCCGATGCCTTCATTGCCGACCGTGTGGCAGAGCCGGTCAGCTACACCGGCAAGATCAGGGAAAGCTGGGTGTGGGAAGAGCTGTCGGCATCCCGGAATATCCGCCCCAGCTTCTCGCGTTTCGGCAATATTGGCGGTTTTTTGTACTCGGCGGTGGATACTGTGCTTTTCAAGGGACGCGCGCCATGGACGCTGCATCATCCGCATCCGGACCACAAGACATTGCGCCCGGCGGAGCAAGTGCAGAAGATCGACTACCCCAAACCTGATGGCGTACTGACATTCGACCGCCTGTCTTCAGTTTACCTTAGCGGTACTAATCATGAGGAACAGCAGCCGGTTCATCTGCGCCTGCGTGATCCCGGACTCTGGAAGTCGCTTAACTGGGATATTTTCCGTGCACCAGAGAGCCGTTATTGTCCGGCTGGTGTCTATGAGGTGGAGGAGGCGGAGGACGGGCAACCGGCTCTGAGAATCAATGCGCAGAACTGCGTGCACTGCAAAACATGCGATATCAAGGATCCAGATCAGAATATAGACTGGGCCGTGCCAGAGGGTGGTGGAGGCCCCAATTATCCCGGTGGGATGTAA
- a CDS encoding ROK family protein: MPDDSHDKAHANPLQGMAQGKKAGGKAPYTLAIDIGGTGLKASVLDSDGQMVVPRVWVKTPYPCPPDIMLETLEKLVQPLPAYQRISIGFPGMVRDGKVLTAPHFDTGTWKHFPLAEKLGSALHAPARLANDADIQGLGVIQGHGLEMVLTLGTGAGTALFINGRLTPHLELAHHPVHRKKTYNDYVGHVALEKSGKKRWNRHVQKVIDILYELVCYDTLYIGGGNAKEVTLDLPGNVHIVSNDAGITGGIALWRNEHSGV; this comes from the coding sequence ATGCCAGACGACAGTCACGATAAAGCCCATGCCAATCCCCTTCAGGGCATGGCACAGGGGAAAAAAGCTGGGGGAAAAGCTCCTTACACGCTGGCCATCGATATTGGCGGGACAGGGCTGAAAGCGTCAGTACTGGACAGCGACGGCCAGATGGTCGTGCCGCGTGTCTGGGTCAAGACGCCCTATCCCTGCCCACCCGACATCATGCTGGAAACACTGGAAAAACTGGTGCAGCCTTTGCCCGCTTACCAGCGTATTTCCATCGGATTTCCCGGCATGGTACGTGACGGCAAGGTTCTAACCGCCCCCCATTTCGACACCGGGACATGGAAGCATTTCCCGCTTGCCGAAAAACTGGGATCAGCGCTGCATGCTCCAGCAAGGCTGGCCAATGATGCCGATATTCAGGGGCTGGGCGTCATTCAGGGACACGGGCTTGAAATGGTGCTGACCCTCGGCACCGGCGCCGGAACCGCCCTGTTTATCAATGGCAGGCTTACTCCGCATCTCGAACTGGCTCACCATCCGGTTCACCGGAAGAAAACCTACAATGATTACGTTGGGCACGTCGCACTGGAAAAATCCGGCAAGAAGCGCTGGAACCGGCATGTGCAAAAAGTGATCGATATTCTGTACGAGCTGGTCTGCTACGACACACTCTATATCGGCGGCGGCAACGCAAAAGAAGTCACTTTAGATCTGCCGGGCAATGTTCATATCGTTTCAAACGATGCAGGCATTACCGGCGGCATTGCCCTGTGGCGAAACGAGCATTCCGGCGTTTGA
- a CDS encoding DEAD/DEAH box helicase has protein sequence MNTHAEASAPALFPALHPTLKAALDAKGYTSLTPVQDAVLTADAAERDLLVSAQTGSGKTVAYGLALADTLLGADERLGQAGAPLALIVAPTRELAMQVQQELLWLYGPAGARVVSCIGGMDARREAQALERGCHIVVGTPGRLCDHLGRGRLNLSRLRAVVLDEADEMLDLGFRDELEEILDATPAERRTLLFSATIAREIAALAKRYQTNALRIDTVSRNKPHADIDYRVVRVLPHEARHSVVNVLRFYDAPIAMVFCGTREEVRHFQASLMERGFSSVALSGELSQTERSRALHLLREGQARVCVATDVAARGLDLPALDLVIHADLPTNSATLLHRSGRTGRAGRKGVSVLIAPVNRQRKADQLLHTAGIRAEWTPVPTVEEISIRDRERMLESPALSAPISDDEREAARILMEGRDAEALAVAVLRLHRGRLPEPEDVQVVHERPSNSERGDRPQRERVRDRDRSDQDRPARAPRRDNDGEARSTRWFKLSVGRNDNADPKWIVPLLCRAGHIRKPDIGAIRIMETETFFEIDSARADTFSSAIEGREADEVAISAASAPPAGVSGGYTPRPSTAERGKGGFDRAMREADHGGDETGRPRRTSKTAPRSGERKAYDKPYEAKSYDSKAGGKPRTARSGSSAYAGDAPRRGASKDKPSYGKSSSTAPSGRHTAPRGRTAGPGGSSSRKKTSRS, from the coding sequence ATGAACACCCATGCCGAGGCATCAGCCCCGGCCCTGTTTCCCGCGCTGCATCCAACCCTGAAGGCAGCGCTGGATGCCAAGGGCTATACGAGCCTGACCCCTGTGCAGGATGCTGTTCTGACCGCTGATGCCGCCGAGCGCGATCTGCTGGTCTCCGCCCAGACCGGTTCCGGCAAGACCGTTGCCTATGGTCTGGCTCTGGCCGACACGCTGCTGGGCGCTGACGAACGGCTCGGCCAGGCCGGTGCACCGCTGGCGCTGATCGTGGCCCCGACCCGCGAACTGGCCATGCAGGTGCAGCAGGAATTGCTGTGGCTGTATGGTCCCGCCGGCGCCCGTGTCGTCTCCTGTATCGGTGGCATGGATGCCAGACGGGAAGCGCAGGCGCTGGAGCGCGGCTGCCATATCGTCGTCGGCACGCCGGGCCGTCTTTGCGACCATCTGGGACGCGGGCGCCTGAATCTTTCCCGCCTCCGCGCCGTGGTGCTGGACGAAGCCGACGAAATGCTCGATCTCGGCTTCCGGGATGAGCTGGAGGAAATCCTCGACGCCACCCCCGCAGAACGCCGTACCCTGCTGTTCTCCGCCACCATCGCCCGTGAAATCGCCGCGCTGGCCAAGCGTTACCAGACCAATGCGCTGCGCATCGACACCGTTTCCCGCAACAAGCCGCATGCCGATATCGACTATCGCGTCGTGCGGGTGCTGCCGCATGAGGCGCGTCATTCGGTGGTGAACGTGCTGCGTTTCTACGACGCTCCCATCGCCATGGTGTTCTGCGGCACGCGTGAGGAAGTCCGCCATTTTCAGGCCAGTCTGATGGAGCGCGGCTTCTCCTCTGTCGCGCTGTCCGGCGAGTTGAGCCAGACCGAACGCAGCCGCGCCCTGCATCTGCTGCGCGAGGGACAGGCCCGCGTCTGTGTCGCCACGGATGTGGCGGCCCGCGGCCTCGATCTGCCCGCGCTGGATCTGGTGATCCATGCCGATCTGCCGACCAATTCCGCCACCCTGCTGCATCGCAGCGGTCGCACCGGCCGCGCCGGACGCAAGGGGGTCAGCGTGCTGATCGCCCCCGTCAACCGTCAGCGCAAGGCCGATCAGCTTCTGCACACGGCTGGCATTCGCGCTGAATGGACCCCGGTTCCAACGGTCGAGGAAATCTCCATCCGTGACCGGGAGCGCATGCTGGAAAGCCCGGCCCTGAGTGCCCCCATCTCTGACGATGAGCGTGAAGCGGCGCGTATCCTGATGGAAGGCCGCGATGCGGAGGCTCTGGCGGTCGCCGTGCTGCGCCTGCATCGCGGACGCCTGCCGGAACCGGAAGACGTTCAGGTCGTGCATGAGCGCCCCAGCAACAGCGAGCGTGGAGACCGTCCGCAGCGTGAGCGGGTCCGTGACAGAGACCGCAGCGATCAGGACCGCCCGGCCCGCGCGCCGCGCCGGGACAATGACGGCGAAGCACGTTCCACACGCTGGTTCAAGCTGAGCGTCGGTCGCAACGACAATGCCGATCCGAAATGGATCGTACCGCTGCTGTGCCGCGCCGGTCACATCCGCAAGCCGGATATCGGTGCGATTCGCATCATGGAGACGGAGACCTTCTTCGAGATAGACTCTGCCCGTGCCGACACGTTCAGCAGCGCCATTGAGGGCCGTGAGGCCGATGAAGTGGCCATTTCCGCCGCTTCGGCTCCCCCCGCAGGCGTTTCAGGTGGCTACACACCGCGCCCCTCAACCGCGGAACGCGGCAAAGGCGGCTTCGACCGTGCCATGCGCGAAGCCGATCACGGGGGTGACGAGACCGGCCGTCCACGCCGCACTTCCAAAACTGCTCCCCGCTCCGGCGAACGTAAAGCATATGACAAGCCCTATGAGGCGAAGTCCTACGATTCGAAAGCCGGCGGTAAACCCCGGACCGCCCGCAGCGGCTCATCCGCCTATGCAGGTGACGCCCCCCGGCGTGGCGCGTCGAAAGACAAGCCGTCCTACGGCAAGTCCTCTTCCACCGCACCCTCCGGTCGTCACACCGCTCCCCGTGGTCGGACCGCGGGACCGGGTGGCAGCAGCAGCCGCAAGAAAACCAGCCGTAGCTGA
- a CDS encoding ABC transporter ATP-binding protein: MTQTPVVSLHQVHQQFGSTTILSGLSLDIAPGEFVALLGRSGSGKTTLLRLLAGLDTPSQGHLRLPERRAVVFQEPRLLPWKNVWRNVVLGVKDRPTRDHAVEALREVELAHRADAWPLTLSGGEAQRAGLARALVRSPELLLLDEPFAALDALTRLRMQSLVARLWEVHRTAVLLVTHDVDEALLLADRVVVLEHGRIAAERTISIPRPRRPGDAAFASLRLELLGLLGVREALAAA, translated from the coding sequence ATGACACAAACACCCGTCGTTTCCCTGCACCAGGTCCACCAGCAATTCGGCAGCACAACCATCTTATCCGGGTTGAGTCTTGATATCGCACCGGGAGAATTCGTGGCTCTGCTGGGCCGCAGCGGCTCTGGCAAAACGACTTTGCTACGCCTTCTTGCCGGACTGGATACACCATCACAGGGCCATCTGCGCCTGCCGGAACGCAGGGCTGTGGTGTTTCAGGAACCCCGGCTGCTGCCCTGGAAGAATGTGTGGCGCAATGTCGTGCTGGGCGTAAAGGATCGCCCCACCCGCGACCATGCCGTGGAGGCCCTGCGCGAAGTTGAACTGGCGCACCGGGCTGACGCCTGGCCCTTGACCCTGTCGGGCGGAGAAGCGCAACGGGCTGGGCTGGCGCGTGCACTGGTCCGCTCGCCGGAGCTCCTGCTGCTTGATGAACCTTTCGCGGCGCTTGATGCCCTGACCAGATTGCGGATGCAGAGCCTGGTGGCACGGTTGTGGGAGGTTCACCGTACGGCGGTACTGCTGGTGACACATGATGTCGACGAAGCGCTGTTGCTCGCGGACCGTGTCGTGGTACTGGAGCACGGGCGGATTGCCGCCGAACGAACGATCTCAATTCCCCGCCCCCGCCGCCCCGGCGATGCGGCATTTGCAAGCCTGCGCCTGGAATTGCTGGGATTGCTGGGCGTCAGGGAAGCTCTGGCGGCAGCGTGA